Proteins encoded by one window of Cylindrospermum stagnale PCC 7417:
- a CDS encoding hybrid sensor histidine kinase/response regulator — protein MAGEIIKVLLVEDNPGDVFLLQELLRDVTTSVVELMPVERLSEAFICLAKESFDVILLDLSLPDSQGWETFVRTHRQAKATPIIVLTGIDDETLAIRAMQEGGQDYLVKGQVTGDLLVRSMRYAIERQRGEEALRQSEERFRVALKNSPIFVYNQDRELRYTWVYNPFSGLTSQQMLGKKDFDLIPVTDAQRLTAIKSDVLSTGIGIREEVSITNAQGIRYYDLTIEPLRNESQEVVGITCASIDISDRQAALQERKLAEEKIREQAALLDIATDAICVRDLDNKILFWNKGAENLYGWMAEEAWGKNATELFYDEEPAAEMEAALLSVISKGKWQGELTKITKANKQVLVASRWSLVCDEQGHPKSILSVDTDITEKKQLEAQLFRTQRLESIGTLASGIAHDLNNILTPILAGAQLLPLKFPDADERTRHLLEILEVNARRGSDLVKQVLSFARGVSGKRITLQLRHLIVEVSKILKETFPKSIEISTEVPQELWTVSGDSTQLHQVLMNLCVNARDAMPHGGILSISGKNLLIDENYARMNLEAKTGPYIVITVSDTGVGIPGEILDRIFEPFFTTKEVGQGTGLGLSTILGIIKSHGGFVNVYSEVGRGTQFKVYLPAVEGMETVSPDEMTPEIGHGELILVVDDEPAIQDITKASLETYNYKALIAGDGIEAIALYAKHIKNISAVLMDMMLPALDGLTAIRTLQKINPEVKIIATSGLMSSNKLSAVAETGVSKFLSKPYTVNELLLTLQKVIRE, from the coding sequence ATGGCAGGTGAAATTATCAAAGTCTTGTTAGTAGAAGATAACCCTGGTGATGTCTTTTTATTACAGGAGTTATTAAGGGATGTTACCACATCTGTAGTTGAATTGATGCCAGTTGAGCGGCTTTCTGAGGCGTTCATCTGTTTAGCTAAAGAAAGTTTTGATGTAATTTTGTTAGACCTCTCGCTGCCAGATAGTCAGGGATGGGAGACCTTTGTCAGAACACATCGTCAAGCAAAAGCAACTCCGATCATCGTGCTGACGGGTATAGACGATGAAACTTTGGCAATTCGGGCAATGCAGGAAGGAGGGCAAGATTATTTGGTGAAAGGGCAAGTTACTGGTGACTTGCTGGTGCGTTCCATGCGTTATGCAATTGAGCGCCAACGGGGAGAGGAGGCGTTGCGACAGAGTGAGGAGCGATTTCGGGTCGCCCTCAAAAACTCGCCGATCTTTGTTTATAACCAGGATCGGGAGTTACGCTACACCTGGGTTTATAACCCCTTCTCTGGATTGACGTCTCAGCAGATGTTGGGCAAAAAAGATTTCGATCTCATACCAGTGACAGATGCTCAACGTCTCACCGCGATCAAATCTGATGTGTTGTCTACGGGCATCGGTATTCGTGAGGAAGTGTCGATCACTAACGCCCAAGGAATTCGATATTATGACTTGACAATTGAGCCATTGCGGAATGAGTCCCAAGAAGTCGTCGGCATAACTTGCGCTAGCATTGACATCAGCGATCGCCAAGCTGCACTGCAAGAACGCAAGCTAGCTGAAGAAAAAATCCGCGAACAGGCGGCATTGCTAGATATCGCCACTGATGCCATCTGCGTGCGAGATTTAGACAATAAAATCCTCTTTTGGAACAAGGGGGCAGAAAACCTTTATGGTTGGATGGCTGAAGAAGCTTGGGGGAAAAATGCCACTGAGCTTTTTTACGATGAGGAACCGGCTGCGGAAATGGAAGCGGCGCTGCTGAGTGTGATTAGCAAAGGCAAGTGGCAGGGAGAGTTGACAAAAATCACCAAAGCTAATAAACAAGTCTTGGTGGCAAGCCGCTGGAGTTTAGTGTGTGATGAACAAGGACATCCCAAATCAATTCTGAGTGTTGATACGGATATTACCGAAAAGAAACAGCTAGAAGCCCAATTGTTTCGCACTCAACGCCTGGAAAGTATCGGCACTCTGGCAAGCGGCATCGCTCATGATCTCAACAATATCCTCACACCGATTTTAGCAGGCGCGCAACTATTGCCGCTCAAATTTCCCGATGCTGATGAGCGCACTCGTCATTTGCTGGAGATTCTGGAAGTCAACGCTAGACGCGGATCTGATTTAGTCAAGCAGGTGCTGTCCTTTGCGCGGGGTGTGTCCGGGAAGCGGATCACTTTACAACTCAGACACCTGATTGTGGAAGTTTCCAAGATTCTCAAAGAGACGTTCCCTAAATCCATTGAGATTAGTACTGAAGTACCACAAGAATTGTGGACGGTTTCCGGAGATAGTACCCAACTTCATCAGGTGCTGATGAATCTCTGCGTTAACGCCCGTGATGCTATGCCTCATGGCGGCATTTTAAGCATTTCAGGGAAAAATCTCTTAATTGACGAAAATTATGCGCGGATGAACCTAGAAGCCAAAACTGGCCCCTATATAGTAATTACCGTTTCGGATACAGGAGTGGGTATTCCCGGAGAAATCTTAGATAGAATTTTCGAGCCATTCTTCACGACAAAAGAGGTGGGACAAGGTACGGGGCTGGGGCTTTCTACAATTCTCGGTATTATCAAAAGCCACGGTGGATTTGTGAATGTCTATAGTGAGGTGGGAAGGGGTACCCAGTTTAAGGTGTACTTACCAGCGGTAGAAGGTATGGAAACAGTTAGCCCAGATGAGATGACACCGGAAATAGGACATGGTGAATTGATTTTGGTTGTAGATGATGAACCTGCTATTCAGGATATTACTAAAGCATCTCTGGAAACTTATAACTACAAAGCGTTGATTGCCGGTGACGGCATTGAGGCGATCGCATTATATGCTAAACACATCAAAAATATCAGTGCTGTATTGATGGATATGATGTTACCCGCGCTGGATGGTTTAACCGCAATCCGGACTTTGCAAAAGATTAACCCGGAAGTGAAAATTATTGCCACCAGCGGACTAATGTCAAGTAATAAGCTCTCCGCCGTAGCTGAGACTGGTGTAAGTAAATTTTTGTCTAAGCCCTACACCGTTAATGAATTATTGCTCACTTTACAGAAGGTGATCAGAGAATAG
- the hisG gene encoding ATP phosphoribosyltransferase, with amino-acid sequence MLTVALPKGELLKNSIRLLQAVGLDFSAFLDSGTRQLQIPEASGRAKALLVRGQDVPVYVEYGQAQLGIIGYDVLREKKPQVAHLVDLTFGHCRMSVAVKATSSYKSPLDLPAHGRVASKYVNCAREYFESLDLPVEIVPLYGSVELGPITGMSEAIVDLVSTGRTLSENGLIEIATLYQSTARLIAHPLSYRLNTGNLHNLVEQLRAASLAAV; translated from the coding sequence ATGCTGACTGTTGCACTACCGAAAGGGGAACTACTTAAAAATAGCATCCGCCTACTGCAAGCTGTAGGATTGGATTTTAGTGCTTTTTTAGATTCAGGAACCCGCCAACTCCAGATTCCTGAAGCTAGCGGACGAGCAAAAGCCCTGCTAGTGCGGGGGCAGGATGTGCCCGTTTATGTAGAATATGGTCAAGCGCAGCTAGGTATTATTGGTTATGATGTGCTGCGGGAGAAAAAGCCCCAAGTCGCCCACTTGGTCGATTTGACCTTTGGGCATTGTCGAATGTCTGTAGCCGTAAAAGCAACTAGTTCCTACAAATCACCTTTAGATTTACCGGCTCATGGTCGGGTTGCTTCTAAGTATGTGAATTGTGCGCGAGAATATTTTGAAAGCCTGGATCTACCTGTGGAAATTGTGCCGCTGTATGGTTCGGTGGAACTAGGGCCAATTACGGGGATGTCTGAAGCGATCGTCGATTTGGTTTCCACAGGGCGGACTTTGAGCGAAAATGGTTTGATTGAGATTGCTACTTTATATCAAAGCACAGCCCGGTTGATTGCTCATCCGCTGAGTTATCGCTTGAATACTGGTAATTTGCACAACTTAGTGGAGCAACTGCGAGCAGCGAGTTTGGCTGCTGTATAA
- a CDS encoding SDR family oxidoreductase, whose protein sequence is MQGKVVVIVGATGGIGSVLTRQLAPTGARLVLTARDAVRLAALAEELPGEVLTVPTDITDPQQVDALIKRTVAEFGQIDVLVNAAGAGILKPYNSLEPADLNKMLDVNLKGSFYTTQAAAEEMQKRKSGHICNVVGILGKHSMAMAAAYSASKFGVVGFSKCMAEELKRFGVKFTLFYFGGVDSPFWDNVSLKVDRKKMLSPETAANAIFYALTAEPQAVPMEINIQPDSHLFF, encoded by the coding sequence ATGCAAGGTAAAGTCGTTGTGATTGTCGGTGCCACTGGTGGCATTGGTTCAGTTTTAACTCGCCAACTTGCCCCCACAGGTGCGCGGTTGGTATTGACTGCCAGAGATGCAGTGCGTTTAGCTGCATTGGCAGAGGAGTTACCGGGGGAAGTCTTGACGGTGCCCACAGATATCACTGATCCCCAGCAGGTAGATGCATTGATTAAAAGAACTGTTGCTGAGTTTGGTCAAATTGATGTGTTGGTGAATGCCGCTGGTGCTGGTATTCTCAAACCTTATAACAGCTTGGAACCAGCAGATTTAAACAAGATGCTAGATGTCAACTTAAAAGGTAGCTTTTACACTACTCAGGCAGCTGCTGAAGAGATGCAAAAGCGCAAGTCTGGTCATATCTGTAATGTTGTGGGAATTCTGGGTAAGCATTCGATGGCAATGGCAGCAGCTTATTCTGCTTCTAAGTTTGGCGTCGTCGGTTTTAGCAAGTGTATGGCGGAGGAACTCAAACGCTTTGGCGTCAAGTTCACCCTATTTTATTTTGGTGGGGTAGATTCTCCTTTCTGGGACAATGTCAGCTTAAAGGTAGACAGAAAAAAAATGCTCAGTCCCGAAACTGCCGCCAATGCCATTTTCTATGCCTTGACTGCCGAACCACAAGCTGTGCCAATGGAAATTAACATTCAACCTGATAGTCATCTGTTTTTCTAG
- a CDS encoding ABC transporter ATP-binding protein, translating to MSISKPRKKSHQEHRGRDNDWRLFLRLVPYARRSRRLLALSMCLLVPLALANAVQPLLIGQAISLIRQEPSIHEFLKNRPLSEGLNILQGLLVVAIAIRLGLLGLQGYLVQKLGQKITAEIREDLFKHVISLAVRFFDRTPVGKLITRLTSDVEVLGDVFSTGAIGIVSDLFFMLVIIGLMFSIQWQLAGLLMLLLIPITWVIIYFQQQYRQANYKAREELSALNSQLQENIIGMNIVQLFRREKFNAELFRATNKRYTKEVDQTIIYDSAVSGTLEWISLIAIASVLGLGGWLLLGNQLTFGILSTFILYAQQLFDPLRNFAEKFTVLQSGFTAIERVGDILDEPIEIRDLPNSQASILDFKFGYIDEIIANLEAQNFNNHDELGEIRFEHVWFAYKDNDYVIKDLDFTINPGEKIALVGPTGAGKTSIIRLLCRLYEPTQGRILIDGLDIKELPQAELRRYLAVILQEGFLFAGDVKSNISLGDIYTFEEIQQAAENTNINEFINQLPQGYDTQLRERGTNLSSGQKQLLAFARAAIRNPQILVLDEATASLDVGTEALIQKALNQLLTKRTAIIIAHRLSTIRNVDRIFVLKRGQLIEQGSHDQLLEQGGLYATLHNLQMLGIKGE from the coding sequence ATGAGCATCTCCAAACCCCGAAAAAAATCTCATCAAGAACACCGTGGGCGTGACAATGACTGGCGGTTATTTTTGCGTTTAGTGCCTTATGCTCGACGCAGTAGAAGGCTGCTGGCGCTTTCAATGTGCCTACTGGTGCCCCTCGCTCTAGCTAACGCCGTACAACCGCTGTTGATTGGACAGGCTATCTCTCTAATTCGCCAGGAACCTAGCATCCACGAGTTTCTCAAGAATCGACCCTTATCAGAAGGGTTAAATATCCTTCAAGGATTGTTGGTAGTGGCGATCGCTATCCGACTAGGATTATTAGGTCTTCAGGGTTATCTCGTACAAAAACTAGGGCAAAAAATTACAGCGGAAATTCGTGAGGATTTATTTAAGCATGTCATATCCCTAGCCGTGCGGTTTTTTGACCGGACGCCTGTAGGTAAACTAATTACTCGGCTCACCAGCGATGTGGAAGTTTTGGGAGACGTTTTTTCCACTGGGGCGATCGGCATTGTCTCCGATTTGTTTTTCATGCTGGTGATTATCGGTTTGATGTTTTCGATCCAGTGGCAACTTGCTGGCTTACTGATGTTATTGCTGATACCCATCACCTGGGTAATTATTTACTTTCAGCAGCAATATCGCCAAGCCAACTACAAAGCACGGGAAGAACTTTCAGCACTTAACTCCCAGTTGCAAGAAAATATTATCGGCATGAATATAGTGCAGTTGTTCCGTCGGGAAAAATTCAACGCTGAATTGTTTCGCGCTACGAACAAACGCTACACCAAGGAAGTGGATCAAACCATCATCTATGATTCCGCTGTTTCCGGAACCTTGGAATGGATTAGCTTGATTGCGATCGCTAGTGTTCTAGGCTTAGGTGGTTGGTTACTTTTGGGAAACCAGCTGACATTTGGGATTTTATCGACATTTATTTTGTACGCCCAGCAATTATTCGACCCTTTGCGAAATTTTGCCGAAAAATTTACTGTCCTTCAATCTGGTTTCACCGCCATTGAACGGGTGGGCGATATTTTAGATGAACCGATAGAAATACGCGATCTCCCCAATTCCCAAGCCTCAATTTTGGACTTTAAATTCGGCTATATAGACGAGATAATTGCCAATCTAGAAGCCCAAAACTTTAATAACCATGATGAACTTGGAGAAATCCGCTTTGAACACGTCTGGTTTGCCTACAAAGACAATGATTACGTTATTAAAGACTTAGACTTTACCATTAATCCAGGGGAAAAAATTGCTTTAGTTGGCCCAACAGGCGCGGGTAAAACTTCCATCATCCGGTTGTTGTGTCGTCTCTATGAACCCACCCAAGGACGCATTCTCATCGATGGCTTAGACATTAAAGAGTTACCACAGGCAGAACTGCGGCGCTATCTAGCAGTGATTTTGCAAGAAGGTTTTTTGTTTGCAGGTGATGTCAAAAGCAATATCAGTTTAGGCGACATTTACACCTTTGAAGAAATCCAACAAGCAGCAGAAAATACCAACATTAATGAGTTTATTAACCAACTGCCCCAAGGCTATGATACACAACTTCGAGAACGGGGAACAAATCTTTCTAGTGGTCAAAAGCAACTCTTAGCTTTTGCTCGTGCTGCCATTCGTAATCCCCAAATATTAGTTCTAGATGAAGCCACTGCTAGTCTGGATGTGGGGACAGAAGCTTTAATTCAAAAAGCATTAAACCAGCTTTTAACAAAACGTACCGCGATTATTATTGCTCACCGTTTATCAACAATTCGCAATGTAGACCGAATTTTCGTCCTGAAGCGAGGACAATTAATCGAACAGGGTAGTCATGATCAATTACTTGAACAAGGGGGACTTTATGCCACTTTGCACAATTTGCAAATGTTAGGAATTAAGGGAGAATAA
- a CDS encoding NYN domain-containing protein, whose product MPKDKPLLTTFDSEVLNQIGSYLCQAIIAIQQQQPELLVKKYRNVQWQSSPNQSALTAKFTQALSETQDWDALVQKLQVYLKALLIPESFNSPIVRELIEKIQQLNPGKTELNSSQTNINIQPNNALSSHKLGITVLLLDAENLQINADTEKFLTTVCTCPIQVKIAFANWSNRGKLDVELHERGYDLIHVPIGRDNADGKMIAFGSSIHERYPNAQEVLVCSSDKVMTNLCNHLQQHGLTVYQVSQQGENLRLFNSSTGKTTTHSLKALSELPSIEQLIQQLKTLIKAEQRSTGNQWVQLSKLSQLLKTKYKTTITQVVSIHLPGKKARDIFIDYPSEFVVHQEPHKSELYVTLFELPQINKSDSSNSVKQSAVKGHSQSIINSPEDLEQALLKIMNALTSKSKESHIRLEILGVEVNKKYGEGITKILKRLQISGTFIKFLQSCSSLELKQRDKVWEVAIR is encoded by the coding sequence ATGCCAAAGGACAAACCCCTGCTAACTACCTTTGATTCAGAAGTGTTGAACCAAATCGGCTCCTATCTTTGCCAAGCAATTATTGCCATTCAACAACAGCAGCCAGAATTATTGGTCAAAAAATATCGGAATGTTCAATGGCAAAGTTCTCCTAATCAATCTGCTTTGACCGCAAAGTTCACACAAGCACTCAGCGAAACTCAAGACTGGGATGCATTAGTACAAAAATTGCAAGTATACTTAAAAGCCTTACTAATTCCCGAATCTTTCAACTCACCTATAGTCAGAGAACTAATAGAAAAAATCCAGCAATTAAATCCGGGGAAAACGGAGTTAAATAGCTCCCAAACCAACATAAATATTCAGCCTAATAACGCTCTATCTTCGCATAAACTTGGCATCACAGTTTTACTTTTAGATGCGGAAAATTTACAAATTAATGCCGACACAGAAAAATTTTTAACAACAGTTTGTACTTGTCCCATTCAAGTTAAAATAGCCTTTGCTAATTGGTCTAATCGGGGTAAGCTAGATGTGGAATTACATGAACGTGGCTATGACTTAATTCATGTGCCGATTGGGAGGGATAATGCAGATGGAAAAATGATCGCTTTTGGTTCTTCAATTCATGAGCGTTATCCAAATGCTCAGGAAGTTTTAGTTTGCTCATCAGACAAGGTGATGACTAATCTGTGTAACCATTTGCAGCAACATGGATTAACAGTCTATCAGGTTAGTCAGCAGGGAGAAAATCTCAGGTTGTTTAATAGCTCTACTGGCAAAACTACCACCCACAGCCTGAAAGCTTTATCGGAACTCCCCTCAATCGAGCAGTTGATTCAGCAACTCAAAACATTAATTAAAGCCGAGCAGCGCTCTACAGGTAATCAGTGGGTGCAACTTTCAAAACTATCACAACTGCTGAAGACAAAATACAAAACAACTATTACTCAAGTTGTGTCTATTCATCTCCCTGGTAAAAAAGCTAGGGATATTTTTATTGATTATCCATCTGAGTTTGTAGTCCACCAAGAACCTCATAAATCTGAACTATATGTAACGCTTTTTGAATTGCCCCAGATAAACAAATCCGATAGCAGTAATTCTGTCAAGCAAAGCGCTGTTAAAGGTCACTCTCAATCTATTATTAACTCTCCAGAAGACTTGGAACAGGCGCTGTTAAAGATTATGAATGCCTTAACCAGCAAGTCAAAAGAAAGTCATATTCGCCTAGAAATTCTAGGTGTTGAAGTTAATAAAAAGTATGGTGAAGGAATTACCAAAATACTTAAACGCTTGCAAATAAGTGGCACTTTTATCAAATTTTTGCAGTCTTGTAGTTCTCTAGAACTGAAGCAAAGAGACAAAGTATGGGAAGTAGCTATCCGCTAA
- a CDS encoding histidine phosphatase family protein, whose protein sequence is MTLNLYLLRHGETTFSQSGNFCGETDAELTKEGMQMASSFADVYQKLKWEAVYVSPMKRAIATAKPFCDAIGMDMQLRDGLKEGSYGEWETKSKSFAQENYAENYVNWVTEPAWNAPLGGETAVDIANRSMPVIAEIQEKHPQGNVLVVSHKATIRIMLCSLLGIDLGRYRYRVNILVASVSMVKFDVNGPLLEILGDRHHIPDRIRSRPGT, encoded by the coding sequence ATGACACTCAATTTATATTTATTGCGACATGGAGAAACTACTTTTAGTCAAAGTGGTAATTTCTGCGGTGAAACTGATGCGGAGTTGACAAAAGAAGGAATGCAGATGGCATCCAGTTTTGCCGATGTTTATCAAAAATTGAAGTGGGAAGCGGTTTATGTTAGCCCAATGAAGCGCGCAATTGCAACTGCCAAGCCATTTTGTGATGCTATCGGTATGGATATGCAGTTGCGTGACGGACTTAAAGAAGGTAGTTACGGGGAATGGGAAACTAAGAGTAAATCATTTGCCCAAGAGAATTACGCAGAAAACTATGTGAATTGGGTGACAGAACCCGCTTGGAATGCACCACTAGGTGGAGAAACTGCGGTAGATATTGCTAACCGTTCTATGCCTGTAATTGCTGAAATTCAAGAAAAACATCCCCAAGGAAATGTTTTAGTAGTTTCTCATAAAGCTACGATTCGGATTATGCTTTGCAGTTTACTGGGAATTGATTTGGGACGCTATCGCTATCGGGTGAATATTTTGGTCGCGTCGGTAAGTATGGTTAAATTTGACGTTAATGGCCCTTTGTTAGAGATATTAGGCGATCGCCATCATATACCCGATCGTATTCGTTCTCGTCCGGGAACATAA
- a CDS encoding response regulator has protein sequence MNTITAMTPIEVLLVEDNPGDAELIRIAFEESKTSSINLNVVEDGVEAMAFLRKQEKYAKAPHPDILLLDLNLPKKDGREVLAEMKVDVKLRRIPVVVLTTSQAEEDILKAYNLAANCYITKPVDFDQFVRIVQSIENFWFAIVKLPPE, from the coding sequence GTGAATACAATCACAGCGATGACGCCTATTGAGGTTTTGTTAGTAGAAGACAATCCTGGCGACGCCGAACTTATCCGCATCGCCTTTGAAGAGAGCAAAACCTCGTCGATTAACCTCAACGTAGTCGAAGATGGCGTCGAGGCCATGGCATTTTTGCGAAAACAGGAAAAATATGCTAAAGCACCCCACCCAGATATTCTGCTGCTTGATTTAAATCTACCGAAAAAAGACGGGCGAGAAGTACTGGCAGAGATGAAAGTCGATGTCAAACTCAGGCGAATTCCTGTCGTTGTGCTGACGACTTCCCAAGCCGAAGAAGACATACTCAAAGCCTATAATCTGGCTGCTAATTGCTACATAACTAAACCAGTTGACTTCGATCAGTTCGTTAGAATTGTACAATCCATAGAAAATTTTTGGTTTGCGATCGTCAAGCTGCCACCGGAGTGA
- a CDS encoding GAF domain-containing protein encodes MKCNSTHSEAARLEALREYQILDTEPEAAYDNLAQLAASICGAPIVLVNFIDENRQWFKARLGLELTEMPRNVGLSYLCCERRDVVVVPDTWADEQLANNPVVKGYPYIRFYAGVPLITPKGDLLGTLCVIDQVPRQLSLQQVEAIVALSRLVLDQLELRRSVAEVSRITGELIAQKQVALAASEAARNQISNILESITDAFFALDQEWRFTYVNRQAERIWQKSQDELIGKNIWQVFPAAIGSISYHEYQRAISQQVSVEFENFYPQLNRYFQVHAYPSQDGLSVYFQDITERRQTAAALRESEERWQLALHGNNDGIWDWNLKTNEVFFSTRWKEMLGYEDHEITNSMDEWKERVHPEDVTWVLQAVQNHFAKTTPFYVTEHRVQCKDGSYKWILDRGQALWDEAGNVVRMVGSHTDITDRKRAEAELHLQNRRSQLFAQISLKIRETLNLEEILQNTVTEVQNLLQADRVLIFRLWADGSGTVVQEAVLPGWPVILGRNLFDPCFHEDYVDQYRQGRVNAIVDIEQADIQPCHREFLQQFGVRANLVVPILVREGLWGLLIAQQCATSREWNSFELDLLQQLANQIGIALSQAQLLEQETRQRQELARSNADLEQFAYVASHDLQEPLRMVTSYLQLLERRYKNQLDANADNFIAYAVDGAHRMQTLIHDLLNYSRVSTRGQPFATVDCTTALKRAIANLQVTIEESGAVITHDPLPSVLADATQLTQVFQNLIANAIKFRQELPPQIHIGVGRSTVEDGIREPEENSSLLASQNEWLFWVRDNGIGIDPQYAERIFVLFRRLHGRGKYPGTGIGLAICKKIIERHGGTIWVESESGQGSIFYFTIPDKTGQKS; translated from the coding sequence ATGAAATGCAATTCAACTCATAGTGAAGCGGCAAGACTGGAAGCTCTCCGCGAATATCAGATTCTAGACACGGAACCGGAAGCAGCCTATGACAATCTTGCTCAGTTAGCGGCCTCTATTTGTGGCGCCCCCATAGTATTGGTGAATTTCATTGATGAAAACCGTCAATGGTTTAAGGCCAGACTAGGTTTGGAATTAACAGAAATGCCCCGGAATGTGGGGTTATCTTACCTTTGCTGCGAACGACGCGACGTTGTGGTAGTTCCAGATACGTGGGCTGATGAACAGTTGGCAAATAATCCGGTAGTCAAGGGCTATCCTTATATCCGGTTTTATGCAGGTGTACCCCTGATTACTCCCAAGGGAGATCTGCTAGGAACCCTGTGTGTGATTGACCAAGTCCCACGGCAATTGAGTCTGCAACAAGTAGAGGCAATAGTAGCTCTAAGTCGCTTGGTGCTTGACCAACTAGAACTCAGGCGGAGTGTAGCTGAGGTATCGCGGATTACCGGGGAACTCATAGCGCAAAAGCAAGTAGCACTCGCGGCGTCGGAAGCTGCTAGAAACCAGATATCTAATATTCTTGAAAGTATTACTGATGCCTTTTTTGCTTTAGATCAAGAGTGGCGATTTACCTACGTCAATCGTCAAGCGGAGAGAATCTGGCAGAAATCCCAGGATGAGTTAATTGGTAAGAATATTTGGCAAGTGTTTCCAGCGGCGATTGGCTCAATATCCTATCATGAGTATCAGCGGGCAATTTCCCAACAGGTGAGTGTGGAATTTGAAAATTTTTATCCACAGCTTAACAGGTATTTTCAAGTTCACGCTTATCCGTCACAAGATGGCTTGTCTGTTTATTTCCAAGACATTACCGAACGCAGGCAAACAGCAGCAGCACTGCGGGAAAGTGAGGAACGTTGGCAGTTAGCTTTACATGGTAACAATGATGGTATTTGGGACTGGAACCTGAAGACAAATGAAGTGTTCTTCTCAACTCGCTGGAAGGAAATGCTGGGTTATGAAGACCACGAAATTACTAACAGTATGGATGAATGGAAAGAACGAGTCCATCCTGAAGATGTGACTTGGGTGCTGCAAGCTGTCCAAAATCACTTTGCCAAGACAACACCGTTTTACGTGACTGAACATCGAGTGCAGTGCAAAGACGGCAGCTATAAATGGATTTTAGATCGCGGGCAGGCGCTGTGGGATGAAGCGGGTAATGTTGTGCGAATGGTAGGTTCCCATACAGACATTACCGATCGCAAACGGGCAGAAGCGGAATTACATCTGCAAAATCGGCGATCGCAACTATTCGCCCAAATCAGCCTGAAAATTCGGGAAACTCTAAATTTAGAGGAAATTCTGCAAAACACGGTGACAGAGGTGCAAAACCTGCTGCAAGCTGACCGAGTTTTGATTTTTCGCCTCTGGGCCGATGGTTCGGGCACAGTGGTACAAGAGGCGGTACTGCCTGGTTGGCCTGTAATTCTAGGACGAAACCTTTTCGACCCTTGCTTTCACGAAGATTATGTTGATCAATATCGCCAGGGAAGAGTGAATGCAATTGTAGACATTGAACAGGCTGATATCCAACCCTGCCATCGGGAATTTCTCCAGCAATTTGGAGTCAGGGCTAACCTTGTAGTCCCGATTCTTGTCAGAGAAGGGCTTTGGGGTTTACTGATTGCTCAACAGTGTGCCACCTCCCGCGAGTGGAACAGCTTTGAGTTAGATTTGTTGCAACAATTGGCCAACCAAATTGGCATAGCTCTATCCCAAGCGCAACTGCTGGAACAAGAAACTCGCCAACGTCAGGAACTGGCTCGTTCTAATGCCGATTTGGAACAGTTTGCTTATGTAGCTTCCCACGATTTGCAAGAGCCGTTGCGAATGGTAACGAGTTATTTACAATTGCTAGAGCGAAGGTACAAGAATCAGTTGGATGCCAACGCAGATAACTTTATCGCCTATGCTGTAGACGGGGCCCACCGGATGCAGACCTTGATCCACGACTTGCTAAACTATTCCCGGGTCAGTACTCGTGGACAACCTTTTGCAACAGTTGATTGTACTACTGCCTTGAAGCGGGCGATCGCTAATTTGCAAGTGACCATTGAAGAAAGTGGCGCAGTAATCACCCATGATCCTCTACCCTCCGTGCTGGCTGATGCCACCCAACTCACCCAGGTTTTCCAAAACCTGATCGCCAACGCCATCAAATTCCGTCAGGAACTACCGCCACAAATCCACATTGGCGTAGGCAGAAGCACTGTGGAAGATGGAATTCGGGAGCCGGAAGAAAACTCCTCACTCCTGGCTTCACAAAATGAATGGCTGTTCTGGGTGCGCGATAATGGAATTGGTATAGACCCGCAGTATGCTGAACGCATTTTTGTGCTTTTTCGGCGCCTGCACGGCAGAGGTAAATATCCAGGTACTGGTATTGGTTTGGCAATTTGTAAAAAAATTATCGAACGCCACGGCGGTACTATCTGGGTCGAGTCGGAATCTGGTCAAGGCTCGATTTTCTACTTTACAATTCCAGATAAAACAGGTCAGAAATCGTGA